One region of Oryza sativa Japonica Group chromosome 5, ASM3414082v1 genomic DNA includes:
- the LOC4338303 gene encoding uncharacterized protein isoform X2, which produces MQTYLYSLLNSPSLSSASLLLFPPSSSPTRRPAAAAAAAAAMASSNVSTVYISVIDDVISKVRDDFISYGVGDAVLNELQALWEMKMLHCGAISGTIDRSKAAPAPSAGTPGAGTTPPVHDLNVPYEATSEEYATPTADMLFPPTPLQTPIQTPLPGTDAGMYNIPTGPSDYAPSPISDVRNGMAMNGADPKTGRPSPYMPPPSPWMTQRPLGVDVNVAYVENREDPDRTGQPPQLTKDFLMMSSGKRKRDEYPGQLPSGSFVPQQDGSADQIVEFVVSKDNAQQLWSSIVNKQGTATKESSTKETIIAPTIPQRDGMDDYNDPFYFQGVPTEDYNTPGESSEYRAPTPAVGTPKPRNDVGDDDEPPLNEDDDDDDELDDLEQGEDEPNTQHLVLAQFDKVTRTKNRWKCTLKDGIMHLNGRDVLFNKATGEFDF; this is translated from the exons ATGCAAACCTATTTATATTCTCTCCTTAATTCCCCATCTCTCTCgtccgcctccctcctcctcttcccccccTCTTCTTCCCCAACTCGCCGCC ccgccgctgccgctgccgctgccgccgccatggccagcaGCAACGTCTCCACGGTCTATATCTCCGTCATCGACGACGTCATCTCCAAGGTCCGCGACGACTTCATCTCGTACGGCGTCGGCGACGCTGTCCTCAACGAGCTCCAGGCG CTCTGGGAGATGAAGATGCTGCACTGCGGCGCAATCTCCGGGACCATCGACCGCTCCAAGGCGGCTCCCGCGCCGTCCGCAGGCACCCCCGGCGCTGGAACCACCCCGCCGGTACACGACCTAAACGTGCCCTACGAGGCCACCTCGGAGGAGTACGCCACCCCCACAGCGGACATGCTGTTCCCCCCG ACGCCGCTACAAACCCCGATCCAGACCCCTCTTCCAGGAACAGATGCAGGGATGTACAACATTCCCACTGGGCCTTCAGACTATGCCCCTTCCCCGATCAGTGACGTGAGGAATGGCATGGCCATGAATGGAGCTGATCCAAAGACTGGTCGCCCGAGTCCCTACATG CCTCCACCCTCTCCCTGGATGACTCAGAGGCCGCTGGGCGTTGATGTGAATGTCG CTTATGTGGAGAACCGTGAGGACCCAGATAGGACCGGACAGCCTCCGCAACTAACTAAG GATTTTCTAATGATGTCCTCTGGGAAACGCAAGAGGGATGAATATCCTGGTCAGCTCCCTTCTGGTTCTTTTGTGCCACAACAAGATGGAAGTGCAGATCAGATAGTTGAATTTGTTGTCTCAAAG GACAACGCACAACAACTTTGGAGTTCCATTGTGAACAAGCAAGGAACAGCAACAAAAGAATCTTCCACAAAGGAAACAATAATTGCTCCAACGATTCCTCAACGGGATGGGATGGATGACTATAATGAT CCATTTTACTTCCAAGGAGTTCCAACTGAGGATTACAATACCCCTGGAGAATCGT CGGAATACCGAGCTCCCACACCGGCTGTTGGAACACCAAAACCGAGAAATGATGTAGGCGATGATGATGAGCCTCCGCTtaatgaagatgacgatgatgatgatgagttaGATGACCTTGAGCAAGGGGAGGATGAGCCTAACACACAGCACCTTGTCCTCGCACAGTTTGACAAA GTGACAAGGACAAAGAACCGCTGGAAATGCACTTTGAAGGATGGAATCATGCATTTAAATGGCCGAGATGTTCTATTCAACAAG GCTACCGGCGAAtttgatttttga
- the LOC4338303 gene encoding uncharacterized protein isoform X1, translating to MASSNVSTVYISVIDDVISKVRDDFISYGVGDAVLNELQALWEMKMLHCGAISGTIDRSKAAPAPSAGTPGAGTTPPVHDLNVPYEATSEEYATPTADMLFPPTPLQTPIQTPLPGTDAGMYNIPTGPSDYAPSPISDVRNGMAMNGADPKTGRPSPYMPPPSPWMTQRPLGVDVNVAYVENREDPDRTGQPPQLTKDFLMMSSGKRKRDEYPGQLPSGSFVPQQDGSADQIVEFVVSKDNAQQLWSSIVNKQGTATKESSTKETIIAPTIPQRDGMDDYNDPFYFQGVPTEDYNTPGESSEYRAPTPAVGTPKPRNDVGDDDEPPLNEDDDDDDELDDLEQGEDEPNTQHLVLAQFDKVTRTKNRWKCTLKDGIMHLNGRDVLFNKATGEFDF from the exons atggccagcaGCAACGTCTCCACGGTCTATATCTCCGTCATCGACGACGTCATCTCCAAGGTCCGCGACGACTTCATCTCGTACGGCGTCGGCGACGCTGTCCTCAACGAGCTCCAGGCG CTCTGGGAGATGAAGATGCTGCACTGCGGCGCAATCTCCGGGACCATCGACCGCTCCAAGGCGGCTCCCGCGCCGTCCGCAGGCACCCCCGGCGCTGGAACCACCCCGCCGGTACACGACCTAAACGTGCCCTACGAGGCCACCTCGGAGGAGTACGCCACCCCCACAGCGGACATGCTGTTCCCCCCG ACGCCGCTACAAACCCCGATCCAGACCCCTCTTCCAGGAACAGATGCAGGGATGTACAACATTCCCACTGGGCCTTCAGACTATGCCCCTTCCCCGATCAGTGACGTGAGGAATGGCATGGCCATGAATGGAGCTGATCCAAAGACTGGTCGCCCGAGTCCCTACATG CCTCCACCCTCTCCCTGGATGACTCAGAGGCCGCTGGGCGTTGATGTGAATGTCG CTTATGTGGAGAACCGTGAGGACCCAGATAGGACCGGACAGCCTCCGCAACTAACTAAG GATTTTCTAATGATGTCCTCTGGGAAACGCAAGAGGGATGAATATCCTGGTCAGCTCCCTTCTGGTTCTTTTGTGCCACAACAAGATGGAAGTGCAGATCAGATAGTTGAATTTGTTGTCTCAAAG GACAACGCACAACAACTTTGGAGTTCCATTGTGAACAAGCAAGGAACAGCAACAAAAGAATCTTCCACAAAGGAAACAATAATTGCTCCAACGATTCCTCAACGGGATGGGATGGATGACTATAATGAT CCATTTTACTTCCAAGGAGTTCCAACTGAGGATTACAATACCCCTGGAGAATCGT CGGAATACCGAGCTCCCACACCGGCTGTTGGAACACCAAAACCGAGAAATGATGTAGGCGATGATGATGAGCCTCCGCTtaatgaagatgacgatgatgatgatgagttaGATGACCTTGAGCAAGGGGAGGATGAGCCTAACACACAGCACCTTGTCCTCGCACAGTTTGACAAA GTGACAAGGACAAAGAACCGCTGGAAATGCACTTTGAAGGATGGAATCATGCATTTAAATGGCCGAGATGTTCTATTCAACAAG GCTACCGGCGAAtttgatttttga
- the LOC4338307 gene encoding light-harvesting complex-like protein OHP1, chloroplastic: MAATATLAAPSFLAHQSILSHKPLRKLGLSLELPRTRSVKIRAAKLPAGVEVPRKQPKLSEPFLGFTRTAEIWNSRACMIGLIGTFIVELVLNKGILQMIGVEVGKGLDLPL; encoded by the exons ATGGCGGCGACAGCTACACTTGCTGCCCCCTCCTTCTTGGCACATCAGTCGATCTTGAGCCACAAGCCTCTGAGGAAGCTTGGTCTATCCCTGGAACTGCCAAGAACCAGATCTGTCAAAATTAGAGCTGCAAAGCTGCCTGCAGGG GTTGAGGTGCCGAGGAAGCAGCCAAAGCTGAGTGAGCCCTTCCTGGGTTTCACCAGGACTGCAGAGATATGGAACTCCAGGGCCTGCATGATTGGCCTCATTGGCACCTTCATCGTGGAGCTG GTGCTGAACAAGGGCATTCTTCAGATGATTGGTGTGGAAGTCGGCAAGGGACTTGATCTCCCTCTTTAA